A single region of the Oculatellaceae cyanobacterium genome encodes:
- a CDS encoding rhodanese-like domain-containing protein: protein MKFSSVQPVTTIEFAQWLENAAMPDLLIIDARSEAEYAVSHLQAAKHLKAINFDAILLQSRFVQSARYANAIAPETKIVVYCSIGYRSAKAAQQLQQAGFPHVFNLEGGIFQWANEQRPLFKDGQPTQCVHPCNNAWGKLLKANARYYPE, encoded by the coding sequence TTGAAATTTTCGTCTGTGCAGCCTGTAACAACAATTGAGTTTGCTCAATGGTTAGAAAATGCTGCAATGCCTGATTTACTAATCATAGACGCACGTAGCGAAGCGGAATATGCTGTGAGTCATTTACAAGCAGCCAAACACCTCAAGGCAATTAATTTTGATGCGATACTCTTGCAGAGTCGCTTCGTGCAAAGCGCACGCTACGCGAACGCGATCGCACCAGAAACAAAGATTGTTGTGTACTGTTCCATTGGCTACCGCAGCGCCAAGGCTGCCCAACAACTTCAGCAAGCTGGATTTCCTCACGTCTTTAATCTAGAAGGTGGTATTTTCCAGTGGGCAAATGAACAGCGACCCCTTTTTAAGGATGGGCAGCCTACTCAATGTGTTCATCCTTGCAATAATGCCTGGGGAAAACTGTTGAAAGCTAATGCTCGCTACTACCCAGAGTAA
- a CDS encoding SDR family oxidoreductase — protein MQLKPINQQVVVVVGAASGIGRETALQFAKRGAKVVVSARSEPGLQSLVEEIQNFGGEAIAVVADVAVFEQVKAIADRTVETYGRIDTWVHCPVAAVYAPFDQTKPEEFQRVIDVGLMGQVYGAMAALPHLKREGRGALIHLSSVLGRRSVPLQSSYCTAKHGMEGFIESLRVELQHEGIPISVTSVKPAAVNTPLYNNALTRLGVKPASLPPFYKPSLVADAIVYVAEHPTRDFLVGDAARMIDLLQRLSPSLVDAILERVAFPLQYTSQPKSEDAPNNLYEPIPANDRVEGDFRNLVIPSLTDWLDKNPLLKWGAIASTVALAFLAAQAFKNGGQI, from the coding sequence ATGCAACTAAAGCCAATAAATCAACAAGTTGTCGTAGTCGTTGGGGCTGCCAGTGGTATCGGGCGTGAGACAGCTTTACAATTTGCTAAACGAGGGGCAAAGGTAGTAGTTTCTGCTCGTAGTGAGCCAGGGTTACAGTCTTTGGTAGAGGAGATTCAAAACTTTGGTGGCGAGGCAATAGCTGTCGTTGCGGACGTGGCAGTTTTTGAACAAGTTAAAGCGATCGCAGACCGTACTGTAGAGACGTATGGGCGGATTGATACATGGGTACATTGCCCTGTTGCCGCCGTATATGCGCCTTTCGATCAGACAAAGCCAGAAGAGTTTCAGCGAGTGATTGATGTCGGGCTGATGGGGCAGGTATATGGTGCGATGGCAGCACTCCCCCATCTTAAGCGTGAGGGGCGAGGGGCGCTGATTCATCTTTCTTCTGTTTTGGGTAGGCGAAGTGTTCCGCTTCAAAGTTCCTATTGCACTGCAAAACACGGTATGGAAGGGTTTATTGAATCCCTGCGTGTGGAACTGCAACATGAGGGCATCCCCATCAGCGTAACTAGCGTTAAACCCGCCGCCGTTAATACACCCTTATACAATAATGCACTCACGCGCTTAGGCGTGAAGCCAGCAAGCCTACCGCCCTTCTACAAACCGAGTTTAGTAGCTGATGCGATCGTCTATGTTGCCGAACATCCTACGCGCGACTTCTTAGTTGGGGATGCGGCTAGAATGATAGATTTGCTACAGCGACTTTCACCATCACTGGTAGATGCAATATTAGAGCGCGTCGCCTTCCCACTCCAGTACACGTCGCAGCCGAAGTCCGAAGATGCACCCAACAACCTTTATGAGCCTATTCCTGCTAATGACAGGGTTGAAGGGGATTTTAGAAACTTAGTGATACCGAGTCTTACTGACTGGCTGGATAAGAATCCACTGCTGAAATGGGGTGCGATCGCGAGTACTGTTGCGTTAGCGTTCCTGGCTGCACAAGCATTCAAAAATGGAGGGCAAATTTAG
- a CDS encoding vitamin K epoxide reductase family protein — MEPQQLSQELRQGQNPHMSRRRAIIGLSMLGGSMGQLVTLYQTGIINHLPDPPGQQIFDADRVDASNYAYSRFESPDGPIMVLTYAITAWLAAAGGLDRARTNPLLPIAMGIKILVDCVTNVELAREEWSENKAFCEYCQVATVASFASLVLAAPEIMAAVRTLLGQRDQDTAETRQ; from the coding sequence ATGGAGCCACAACAACTAAGTCAGGAATTGCGTCAGGGACAAAACCCTCACATGAGCCGTCGGCGGGCAATAATCGGCTTGTCTATGCTTGGGGGTTCGATGGGACAACTCGTTACGCTATACCAAACTGGTATCATCAATCACCTACCCGATCCACCAGGACAGCAGATTTTTGATGCAGACCGCGTTGACGCATCTAACTACGCTTACAGCCGATTCGAGTCGCCTGATGGCCCAATCATGGTGTTAACTTACGCCATTACTGCTTGGTTGGCTGCTGCTGGTGGTCTCGATCGCGCACGTACTAACCCATTACTACCGATCGCAATGGGTATAAAGATTTTGGTGGACTGTGTGACAAACGTCGAGCTAGCTCGTGAAGAGTGGAGCGAGAACAAAGCGTTTTGCGAATACTGCCAGGTGGCAACAGTTGCCTCGTTTGCATCCCTAGTACTGGCAGCGCCTGAGATTATGGCGGCTGTTCGCACATTGCTTGGACAACGCGATCAGGACACCGCAGAAACCAGACAGTAA
- a CDS encoding hemerythrin domain-containing protein: protein MTTTLDDTKRLTIGERLADLRAFQSLILSNDQKLIDACPYEDVRDRLQNMLEDDQKNLGIIDTVIVQYGIQSEPSPATKIFIPQFEQMMSGDEFTFYQKLIHHELMKHGQAMSGIMIHKAAQVVGADIEVAITPLNTVNFEGRAHQEQLKGILEQVGVREMTGLEAQQGLWARVQDAVAALSGVAGSVLTQNTDKQDMNIQTLIRLDHNKTNTIFTEIGATKDPQKLQEYFGQLYKDLLAHAQAEEEVVYPKVRSFYGDDNTQELYDEQAEMKRMLDEIKSIDPASADEFRSKVKQLMDIVGDHIRQEESTMFAAIDKNCNDEQKEQMATEFKAAKSKIQQEMAASIK, encoded by the coding sequence ATGACTACAACACTAGATGATACAAAGCGCCTGACCATCGGCGAAAGATTGGCAGACCTGAGAGCATTTCAAAGTTTAATTCTCTCTAACGATCAAAAACTAATAGATGCCTGCCCCTATGAAGATGTTCGCGATCGTCTCCAGAATATGCTTGAGGATGACCAGAAAAACCTCGGCATTATAGACACTGTAATTGTTCAATACGGCATTCAATCCGAACCTAGCCCTGCAACCAAGATATTTATTCCGCAGTTTGAGCAGATGATGTCAGGCGATGAGTTTACCTTCTACCAAAAACTCATTCACCATGAACTGATGAAGCATGGTCAAGCTATGAGTGGAATCATGATCCACAAAGCTGCTCAGGTGGTAGGGGCTGATATTGAAGTAGCAATTACACCATTAAATACCGTTAACTTTGAAGGTCGCGCTCACCAGGAACAACTTAAGGGGATACTCGAACAGGTAGGTGTCCGCGAAATGACTGGTCTTGAAGCACAGCAGGGACTCTGGGCGCGGGTGCAAGATGCAGTTGCCGCACTATCTGGTGTCGCTGGTAGCGTACTCACCCAAAACACTGACAAACAGGATATGAACATCCAGACCCTTATCCGGCTGGATCACAACAAAACGAATACCATCTTCACTGAAATTGGAGCCACGAAAGATCCTCAAAAGCTGCAAGAGTATTTCGGGCAACTCTATAAAGATTTATTAGCACACGCTCAAGCCGAAGAAGAAGTCGTTTACCCAAAAGTTCGCTCGTTCTACGGCGATGACAACACTCAAGAGTTGTACGATGAGCAAGCCGAAATGAAACGGATGCTAGATGAAATTAAGTCTATTGACCCCGCCTCAGCCGACGAATTCAGATCAAAAGTTAAACAATTGATGGATATAGTTGGTGACCACATTCGTCAAGAAGAAAGCACTATGTTCGCAGCGATTGATAAAAATTGCAACGACGAGCAAAAAGAGCAAATGGCCACCGAATTCAAAGCTGCTAAGAGCAAGATTCAGCAAGAGATGGCAGCCTCCATTAAATAA
- a CDS encoding alpha/beta hydrolase-fold protein — MDSLKQAGSSAKKGRLLSRPTQPTATAPLGLHPLGLDGQRDGFIYVPKTYRSDRPARMILMLHGAGGDAAGAMKIIQHLADSFETILLAVDSRQQTWDILRGGYGPDITFIDQALAQTFSRYAINPNQVAIAGFSDGASYALSVGITNGDLFTDVIAFSPGFMAPASQEGYPRLFISHGKSDTVLPIERCSRRIVPQLQQVGYEVQYIEFNGSHTVPTDISRKALEWFIQAAPKES; from the coding sequence ATGGACAGTTTAAAGCAGGCTGGCTCATCAGCTAAAAAAGGACGGTTGTTGTCGCGCCCAACTCAACCCACAGCAACCGCTCCTCTTGGCTTGCACCCGCTAGGACTAGATGGACAGCGCGATGGTTTTATCTATGTCCCGAAAACTTATCGCTCAGACCGTCCTGCACGAATGATATTGATGTTGCATGGAGCAGGAGGCGATGCTGCGGGTGCTATGAAAATTATCCAACATTTGGCAGATTCTTTCGAGACGATTTTATTAGCAGTAGACTCGCGACAACAAACCTGGGATATCCTTCGGGGTGGATATGGCCCTGATATTACCTTTATTGACCAAGCTTTAGCACAAACTTTCAGTCGTTACGCTATTAATCCAAACCAAGTGGCGATCGCAGGTTTCTCTGATGGTGCTTCCTATGCCCTTTCGGTGGGCATTACTAATGGCGATCTATTTACTGATGTAATTGCTTTCTCCCCAGGATTCATGGCTCCTGCTTCCCAGGAGGGATATCCGCGCCTGTTCATTTCTCATGGTAAGTCGGATACAGTGTTGCCGATTGAACGATGCAGTCGCCGGATTGTGCCGCAGTTGCAACAGGTAGGCTATGAGGTGCAATACATAGAGTTCAACGGGTCGCACACAGTTCCCACAGATATCTCTCGAAAAGCCCTGGAGTGGTTTATCCAAGCAGCACCGAAGGAGAGTTGA
- a CDS encoding WGxxGxxG-CTERM domain-containing protein: MKSSNLSKTVWAGIFALSFVGASLPLSALAQGAATGTAGSTGTTGTGTSGTTGGTGTTGGTGLTGTGTSGTTGGTDTTGTGTSGTTGGTGTTGTGTTGTTGGTGLTGTGTTGTTDSTGTTGRETSGATGGTGTTGRETSGATGGTGTTGTGTSSTTGGTGTTGSGTSGTTGSTGTTTGGTTSETTTESTTTTTDTPTPATSGTTTGTTVYQSTETQDDGHNNWGWLGLLGLIGLANLFRKDEEPARYQ; the protein is encoded by the coding sequence ATGAAGTCTTCTAATTTATCTAAAACTGTTTGGGCTGGGATCTTTGCCCTAAGCTTTGTTGGTGCATCCTTGCCTTTATCGGCATTGGCTCAAGGCGCTGCTACTGGCACGGCGGGGAGCACAGGTACGACTGGTACTGGGACTTCTGGCACTACAGGCGGTACGGGTACGACAGGCGGCACTGGTCTTACAGGTACTGGGACTTCTGGTACGACAGGTGGCACGGATACGACAGGCACTGGAACTTCTGGCACTACAGGCGGCACTGGTACCACAGGTACTGGCACTACTGGTACGACAGGCGGCACTGGTCTTACGGGTACTGGGACTACTGGCACTACAGATAGCACAGGTACGACAGGTAGGGAAACTTCCGGCGCTACAGGTGGCACAGGTACGACAGGTAGGGAAACTTCTGGCGCTACAGGTGGCACAGGTACGACAGGTACTGGCACTTCTAGCACTACAGGTGGCACGGGTACAACAGGTAGTGGCACTTCCGGCACTACAGGTAGCACAGGCACTACTACAGGTGGAACGACTTCTGAGACTACTACAGAGTCTACTACCACAACTACAGATACTCCGACTCCAGCTACCAGTGGTACAACTACAGGAACTACCGTTTACCAATCAACAGAGACCCAAGATGATGGTCATAATAATTGGGGATGGTTAGGTTTACTAGGTCTAATTGGTCTAGCCAATTTGTTCCGTAAAGATGAAGAACCTGCTCGTTACCAATAA
- a CDS encoding hemerythrin domain-containing protein, translating into MTITLDDTKRLAIATKLADMKAMQNLLIANEQQFFQACPDDEIRHRIQKMLEDDQKNLGVFDTVIVQYGVKAEPKEATQKIIEKTQKLLEDADLSLFDKVAEHELLKHQQTMTGLLVHKAAQVVGADIEAAITPLNTINFENRAHQEQLKGILEVLGVRELTGQDAQQGLWARVQDAVAALTGVAGSVITRTDDEMSIRDLLRMDHTKSNTLFTEILGANDPEKIQEYFGQIYKDLNAHAVAEEQIVYPAVAPYYENTQEIYAQTDEVQEMLEQIKLLDPSTPDFKAQIEQLMNAVQSHINQEENEIFPKIRDNFSEEQQKQMATEFKTVKSQWQDQIAKSTK; encoded by the coding sequence ATGACAATTACACTTGATGATACCAAACGATTAGCTATTGCAACCAAACTAGCAGATATGAAAGCTATGCAAAATTTGCTAATTGCGAATGAGCAGCAATTTTTTCAAGCTTGCCCAGATGATGAAATTCGTCATCGTATACAAAAAATGCTGGAAGACGATCAAAAAAACCTGGGAGTATTCGATACTGTAATTGTTCAATATGGTGTAAAAGCAGAGCCGAAGGAAGCTACCCAAAAAATAATTGAAAAAACTCAGAAACTTTTAGAAGATGCTGATTTGAGTTTGTTTGACAAGGTAGCAGAACATGAATTGCTGAAACATCAACAAACAATGACAGGGTTGCTAGTTCATAAAGCCGCTCAAGTTGTTGGTGCTGACATTGAAGCTGCCATTACTCCTCTAAATACAATTAATTTTGAAAACCGCGCTCACCAAGAACAACTCAAAGGAATTCTAGAAGTTTTGGGAGTTCGTGAACTTACAGGACAAGATGCACAGCAAGGGCTATGGGCGCGTGTTCAAGATGCTGTTGCAGCATTAACAGGTGTTGCTGGAAGTGTAATAACACGCACGGATGACGAAATGAGCATTCGTGATCTTTTACGGATGGATCATACTAAGAGCAATACTTTGTTCACGGAAATTTTAGGTGCTAACGATCCTGAAAAAATACAAGAGTATTTTGGGCAAATTTACAAAGATCTAAATGCTCATGCTGTTGCTGAAGAACAGATAGTATATCCAGCAGTTGCTCCTTATTACGAAAATACCCAGGAAATATATGCTCAAACCGACGAAGTGCAGGAAATGCTTGAGCAAATCAAGCTTTTAGATCCGTCTACCCCTGATTTTAAAGCACAAATTGAGCAGCTTATGAATGCGGTTCAATCTCACATTAATCAAGAAGAGAACGAGATATTTCCTAAAATTCGCGACAACTTTAGTGAGGAGCAACAAAAACAGATGGCTACTGAGTTTAAGACAGTTAAAAGTCAGTGGCAAGACCAAATAGCAAAGAGCACGAAGTAG
- a CDS encoding ChaB family protein: protein MSDKQLDGLPQEVTAQLPEDAQHIFQASFKSATEGGMSQEGAMDVAWNTVRDKYEQDGSGSWQRKPEDTNQHNKSVQSGGN from the coding sequence ATGTCAGATAAACAACTTGATGGGCTTCCACAAGAAGTAACCGCACAGTTACCTGAAGATGCCCAACATATTTTTCAAGCTTCCTTTAAGAGCGCGACCGAAGGCGGCATGAGCCAAGAGGGTGCTATGGATGTTGCTTGGAATACAGTAAGAGACAAGTACGAACAAGATGGAAGCGGTAGCTGGCAACGGAAACCCGAAGATACCAACCAACACAATAAATCTGTTCAATCTGGTGGTAATTAA
- the hflX gene encoding GTPase HflX, with translation MDIYGNIQGLKSSHLKQLQRLYEQRISSDRLITIEFAQTIATVSAEIHHPICIYINRRGQIIRVAVGTPSQTQISPADLPRHSAERLSGIRCIATQMKSEPPDPASLTAMVRQRLDALVVLSITGSRSDRRGGITGDVKEAYLAHLVADPQTPWIISSPLNLDTLSDEDFDELVDEWEAEFTGSGHATLKEFGIESDHDRVLVVGLMTENMSQHQFEDSLAELARLVDTAGGKVLDTVTQKRSRPHPQTVVGQGKVEEIANIAHQLRANLIVFDRDISASQARNLESTIGIRVVDRTEVILDIFAQRAQSQAGKLQVELAQLEYMLPRLRGRGQEMSRLGGGIGTRGPGETKLETERRTIQRKINQLQQEVNQLQAHRTRLRQQRQQQEIPVIALAGYTNAGKSTLLNVLTHAEVYTADQLFATLDPTTRKLVIADPNTQERRSILLTDTVGFIHELPPALMDAFRATLEEVTEADVLLHTVDLSHPAWESHIQSVREILADLPAMPGQALIVFNKVDRVDSETLAEAQQQYPDAVFISAIQHLGLDTLKQRLLELIDRYVIPSTFSEKSNFNHEAIPGS, from the coding sequence ATGGATATTTACGGCAATATTCAAGGGCTAAAATCTAGTCATCTTAAACAACTCCAACGGCTATATGAGCAGCGTATAAGTAGCGATCGCCTAATTACTATTGAATTTGCCCAAACTATAGCTACAGTTAGCGCAGAAATTCATCATCCAATTTGTATATATATCAACCGACGTGGGCAAATTATCCGAGTTGCAGTAGGTACACCAAGCCAAACTCAAATTTCACCCGCAGATCTGCCTCGGCATAGTGCTGAACGCTTGAGCGGAATTCGTTGTATTGCTACTCAAATGAAATCCGAGCCACCAGATCCCGCATCACTAACGGCAATGGTACGCCAACGCTTAGATGCTTTAGTAGTATTATCTATTACTGGTAGTCGTAGCGATCGCCGAGGCGGTATAACAGGTGATGTTAAAGAAGCTTATTTAGCTCACTTAGTAGCCGATCCACAAACGCCTTGGATTATTTCTAGTCCCCTCAATTTAGATACTCTGAGCGATGAAGACTTTGATGAGTTAGTAGATGAGTGGGAGGCAGAGTTTACTGGCTCTGGTCATGCCACATTAAAAGAATTTGGAATTGAATCTGACCATGACAGAGTGTTAGTGGTTGGGTTGATGACAGAAAATATGTCACAACACCAATTTGAAGATAGTCTGGCAGAACTAGCAAGGTTAGTCGATACTGCTGGTGGCAAGGTATTAGATACAGTAACTCAGAAGCGATCGCGCCCTCATCCTCAAACCGTAGTTGGTCAAGGTAAAGTTGAAGAAATTGCTAACATTGCCCATCAATTAAGAGCTAATCTGATTGTCTTTGACCGTGACATTTCCGCCTCTCAAGCCCGTAACTTAGAAAGTACAATTGGCATCCGAGTTGTAGACCGCACAGAAGTAATTTTAGATATCTTCGCTCAACGCGCCCAATCTCAGGCAGGTAAATTGCAAGTAGAACTAGCACAGCTAGAATATATGTTGCCTCGCCTCAGAGGTAGAGGTCAGGAAATGTCCAGGCTAGGCGGTGGCATTGGTACCAGAGGGCCTGGTGAAACCAAGTTAGAAACTGAACGACGCACTATTCAGCGAAAAATCAACCAACTCCAGCAAGAAGTTAATCAATTACAAGCTCATCGCACCCGTTTAAGACAACAGCGACAACAACAAGAAATTCCAGTTATTGCCTTAGCGGGTTATACCAATGCTGGTAAGTCTACTTTGCTAAATGTGTTAACTCATGCCGAAGTTTACACAGCAGATCAACTTTTTGCTACCCTTGACCCTACAACTAGAAAACTGGTTATTGCAGACCCCAACACCCAAGAACGTAGATCTATTTTGCTGACAGATACAGTAGGTTTTATTCACGAACTTCCCCCAGCACTAATGGATGCTTTTCGAGCAACCTTAGAAGAAGTAACTGAGGCGGATGTTCTACTACACACTGTTGATCTGTCCCATCCAGCTTGGGAAAGCCATATTCAATCAGTCAGGGAAATACTAGCAGACTTACCTGCAATGCCTGGTCAAGCTTTAATTGTTTTTAATAAGGTTGATCGGGTAGATAGTGAAACTCTGGCTGAGGCTCAACAACAGTATCCCGATGCTGTGTTTATTTCAGCTATTCAACACTTGGGTTTAGATACACTAAAACAGCGATTGTTAGAACTAATTGACAGATATGTAATTCCATCCACTTTTAGCGAGAAAAGCAACTTTAATCACGAAGCTATTCCAGGTTCTTAA
- a CDS encoding ScyD/ScyE family protein: MLKKLLMVAAGTTLITLGVGEASQAATFSVLASNLNSPRGLNFGLDGALYVTEAGSGGTGPCLPSPGGGQTCYGATGSVTRIQNGIQNRVVTGLPSLAQAGGTDAVGAQDIGFDATGKPYVLVGLGANPSQRDTLGIPDFGQLLAINDLNGGSSWTRVADLAGYEGANNPDGANVDSNPYGLLIEGNTAFVVDAGANDLLSVGLDGSNLAVQSVFPARSVPSPFGGPDILMQSVPDAIATAPDGSLYVGELTGFPFPQGGARVYKIDSNNQPQVYADGFTNIIDIDFDNQGNLYVLEYATNSLLSGDPTGALIRVAPNGTRTTIASQGLISPTGLAVSSNREFYVSNRGFVAGEGEVIQISVPESSSNLSLLALGAVGAGSLLLRKQKLSRL, translated from the coding sequence ATGCTGAAAAAATTGTTGATGGTGGCTGCGGGAACAACATTGATTACTCTCGGAGTTGGAGAAGCATCACAGGCAGCAACATTTAGTGTATTGGCGAGTAATCTTAATAGCCCAAGAGGGCTTAACTTTGGTCTGGATGGCGCTCTTTATGTAACAGAAGCAGGAAGCGGAGGGACAGGGCCATGTCTTCCATCGCCTGGCGGAGGACAGACCTGTTATGGCGCAACTGGTTCTGTGACCCGCATTCAGAATGGCATACAGAATCGTGTAGTTACAGGGCTGCCGTCGTTAGCCCAGGCTGGAGGTACTGATGCTGTTGGCGCTCAGGATATAGGATTTGATGCAACTGGAAAGCCTTATGTGCTTGTTGGTTTGGGTGCAAACCCATCTCAACGCGATACACTGGGCATTCCTGACTTCGGACAACTTCTCGCTATTAATGACTTGAATGGAGGGTCTTCATGGACAAGGGTGGCAGATTTAGCAGGCTATGAAGGAGCAAATAATCCTGATGGTGCAAACGTTGATAGCAACCCTTATGGTCTTTTAATTGAGGGTAATACTGCTTTTGTCGTTGATGCAGGTGCAAACGACTTGCTAAGTGTGGGACTTGATGGTAGTAACTTGGCGGTGCAGTCTGTATTTCCTGCACGAAGTGTGCCTAGTCCCTTCGGAGGCCCAGATATTCTGATGCAATCAGTACCCGATGCGATCGCCACTGCTCCCGATGGATCATTATATGTAGGTGAACTAACTGGGTTTCCTTTTCCCCAAGGCGGGGCGCGTGTCTATAAAATTGATTCTAATAATCAACCACAGGTTTATGCTGATGGTTTCACGAACATCATTGATATTGATTTCGATAATCAGGGCAATTTGTATGTGCTGGAATACGCTACTAACTCATTATTATCGGGAGATCCAACTGGCGCTTTAATCCGTGTAGCCCCTAATGGCACTCGCACCACTATTGCTAGTCAAGGACTCATCTCCCCTACGGGTTTAGCGGTTAGTTCTAATCGTGAATTTTATGTCTCCAATCGTGGTTTTGTTGCTGGAGAAGGTGAGGTAATTCAAATTTCAGTTCCCGAATCTAGTTCTAATTTAAGTTTGTTAGCTTTGGGTGCTGTTGGTGCAGGTTCGCTGCTGTTACGGAAACAGAAATTATCTAGATTGTAG
- a CDS encoding isoaspartyl peptidase/L-asparaginase family protein has protein sequence MTIAIIVHGGAKTVTDDKIQANNDGCLAAVKAGWAVLTKGGSAIDAVEAAIRVLENDPTFNASRGATLDTEGKVSLDAAMMEGNNYAWGGVAAVKKVRHPISVARKILEKKPMLLASQGAENFAAEHGAEMCEPNNLITEEQQQHWEEEEKEKVIDRPQTVGCVALDSSGTIVAGTSTGGVTDQLPDRVGDSVIVGSGLYADSKIGGCSTTGDGESIIPVVLAKTAIDLLNGRHPEAASQMAIEIFKQKISGEAGCILIDHHGRVGWAYNSQDMAVAYMTADMKSPEAFTNKEAEPASKAKYQNYSTDLLSA, from the coding sequence ATGACAATTGCAATCATTGTGCATGGCGGAGCCAAAACTGTAACAGATGATAAAATTCAAGCCAACAACGATGGTTGTTTGGCAGCAGTAAAAGCAGGTTGGGCAGTGCTAACCAAAGGCGGTAGCGCCATAGATGCAGTAGAAGCCGCTATCCGTGTACTAGAAAATGACCCAACTTTTAACGCCAGTCGTGGTGCAACTCTCGACACCGAAGGGAAAGTATCCCTAGATGCCGCCATGATGGAAGGTAATAATTACGCTTGGGGCGGAGTCGCCGCAGTCAAGAAAGTACGCCATCCCATCTCAGTTGCCCGCAAAATTTTAGAAAAAAAACCGATGCTGTTAGCATCGCAGGGCGCAGAAAACTTTGCCGCCGAACACGGAGCCGAAATGTGTGAACCAAACAACTTAATTACTGAGGAACAACAACAGCACTGGGAAGAGGAAGAAAAAGAAAAAGTTATAGACCGCCCACAAACAGTTGGCTGTGTAGCCCTTGATTCTTCAGGTACAATAGTCGCTGGCACATCTACTGGTGGTGTTACCGATCAACTCCCTGATCGTGTTGGTGACTCAGTAATAGTAGGTTCTGGCTTGTATGCTGATAGTAAAATTGGCGGTTGCTCAACAACAGGTGATGGCGAGTCAATTATTCCAGTTGTTCTAGCTAAGACAGCGATTGATTTGCTAAATGGACGACATCCAGAAGCAGCATCACAGATGGCAATAGAAATTTTTAAGCAAAAAATTAGTGGAGAGGCAGGGTGTATTCTGATAGATCATCATGGACGAGTAGGCTGGGCATATAACTCCCAAGATATGGCAGTAGCTTATATGACTGCTGATATGAAGAGTCCAGAGGCATTTACTAATAAAGAAGCCGAACCTGCCTCAAAAGCAAAATACCAAAATTACAGTACTGATTTACTAAGTGCTTAA
- a CDS encoding GNAT family N-acetyltransferase, producing the protein MIRLTTPNDTTALISLADATGLFQPNQLKELGKMLVDYFDSNSDSDRFWITDEDDGLVGVSYCELEPMTDRTWNLQLIAIRPDRQGQGRGATLLHHVEQTLIARGGRVLLVETSGLPDFDRTRAFYVKCGYQEEARIREFYAVGDDKVVFRKVLNTD; encoded by the coding sequence ATGATTCGACTGACCACGCCCAATGACACGACGGCTTTGATTTCCCTAGCTGATGCGACCGGACTGTTCCAGCCCAACCAACTCAAGGAACTTGGCAAAATGCTGGTCGATTACTTCGACAGCAACAGTGACAGCGATCGTTTCTGGATTACTGACGAAGACGATGGGCTAGTGGGGGTCTCCTACTGCGAACTGGAACCGATGACTGATCGCACGTGGAATCTGCAATTGATCGCCATCCGACCTGACCGCCAGGGACAAGGACGCGGTGCGACGCTGCTGCACCACGTCGAACAAACGTTGATCGCACGTGGTGGGCGCGTGCTGCTAGTAGAAACATCAGGGTTACCAGACTTTGATCGCACGCGGGCGTTCTATGTGAAGTGCGGTTACCAGGAAGAGGCGCGTATTCGCGAGTTCTACGCGGTGGGTGATGATAAAGTCGTGTTCCGCAAAGTTTTGAATACAGATTAG